The sequence GTAATCATCCAAAGCATTCAACGGGGGCAGTCAAACTTAGAGGATGATAGCGGACTAGGAAATCCGTTGGAGGAGTAGGAGCTTCCATCGCGAGAAATAAGTGCCCtctaaagaaacaaacaaaatggtCATCTGTGTAATTCACAACGTTTTACGAATTATGTTAAAGAATATTGAAATCTTACTGAGCGCGCCTTTCTAAGTccccaattttcttcttgcagCTTGAAAATCAACTGTTTGGCTACGTCCTTCTCCCGGTTGGCCAGCAATCTGTTCTGTCGCTCTACAGCCAAGTCTGCTTCAATGACTTTCATCTATAGATGGTCAATTTCCATGTTAGTGCTTAGGAGAAAGTTTTCGTAATCGCAATTTTTAGTACTTGCATAGCCATGTCCTCCAAATTTTGCCGTAAAACGTTTCGCTCTTTCTCACTCTCCTCGTTAGACTCCTTCAGCATTTGCATTAATAATCGGACGTGTTCggtttgttctttgttttgacGAATCCATCGGGTCAATGTCAACAGCATCTGTTTATAGCGATTACGAAAGATAAGAATCATCGACGAAATCGAAGCCTTTTCTGTTTAGCCGGAATTCCCCGTTTTATAGTGATACGTAGATGCGAAAGCTAACAATGTCTTTAATTTAATTAGTTTATCTAATTTAACATCAAGCTAATCCcgttattcaaatttttatcaaaatttttcatttcattgtaGGGTTTAGTATGTAACTGATAATTCACGAAACTTTGCCTACATTATTCATGGCTTGTCGCATGCGTATGTTATCTTCCATTAGGATTCCCAGCGATTGGTGCTGAACAGCGGAGCAGCAACTAGGAACCGGGGAAGTCACCTCTGCGCCGCCACTGGGCGTCAAACCCAACTCTTCCTCGCTTTTCGACATTAACGAATCGAGAATTCCTTCCTTCTCTACCTTCAGCTGCGTCAAACACAAACCGACGCCACATCAGTCTTTGTGGCAGCTTGTGCAATGGCGAGCCTTGTGTCTGACGGTTCCtagaaatttaatttcaaacaagGCCACGTAAGTGTCAGTCACGTTACTTATTCAACAATACTAATTCTGAATCCTTTCACATATTTCTCAGAATTCAACTCGCATTGACTAGGTGATTACCAATCGTGGCGAAAGGCTTTTTATGGGTGTACCTACGTATATGCGCATTCCGCTACGGAAGCTAATAGAAATGTCATtctaaaagaaacaagaaatgcaGTGTCATTGAGTTCGAGACCCAGATTCATTCGTAAATCGGTGAACTTTCTCTCCTTTATCGttctatatttatttattactgttttctttttgggtctCCACTACGTCGCTGACGATGTCGAAATTTTAAATCGCACAAGTTATTATGCGACCATAAAATCAACtaattgcaaagaaaaaaaaaaatcaacagcGTATTTTTCATTCGATTAGCCGTGTGCGCATAGCAAAAgaatttagaaaaagaagaaaaagtgtaGAAACCTGCAATAATTTAAATCCTTGGCGATTCGTAGTACACAGTTGCCTGAAGAAGACGTTCTAGCGGATTTGGATACAGTATTCTACCACtagaaaatgggaataatCCAGTGATTGCAGCGTTAAAAACGGGGTGTGTTACAAGGGCCGACCCATCCACGACTGGTGAACAGTTTCTATGAAAAGCAACACATAATACAAGAAACATTCTCTATACTATCGCCATCTGCAGGCTAAAGTTCAAAGCTTCCCATTGTAAGATCGTCATGCACGCTTTACTAAACAGGTATACAAATCGAGCCCAATCTTAATTTGTGAATcggtaaaaattaaaatggtTTAATCTTtagtttcaattttaaattctaaCATTTTTGCTGCCACGGTGCCAAcagtgaaaatgaaatggtatCGTAAACAGTTTGAATCGAACGGATAATATAAGAACATTCTTTATGCATGAGCGCACTTGGCCCTTAGCACTTACGGCAGTTCTGCCAAAGGGAAATTCCCGTGTCCCTTTCCTTTATgttcaatcatttttcagGGGAATACCATAAGGAAGGAAACTCAAGGTCGATTGACCCATTTGGTATTGCAAAAGTTTGTGTAATATTTTTTGGGGTCGTGTGCgatttaattgaaataattattACTGTCCTTACTTGCCACTCCGaatcaaaaaataatttccaCCTTTCGCCCGGAGCACGTAAATTTATTCCATTAACGAACGGGATTTCCGCTTCACGCTTTTTTACTTACTTTATTTACTATACTTGATTGTCATTTTCCCCGTTGATTCTATCCAATCATTGCTTGTCGTTTGCCCGATTTCATTCCCTCTGATGGAAGAGGCATTTTTCCTTACGCCTCACGGATTTTAATCTTACCGCCTGCTATCATAATTGATAAGATATGGGACGTACTCGGGCCGAATTATGACTGTTTGAAAGTATGTTGGTGCAGTCGAGTCTTATCCGTGAACAAGCCTTGGGCGTTCTCGGGCATCTGTACATATAGTTAGACacaatttgttttctctaaAAATTAATACGAATAGGGTTTCAAAATGGGAATTCTAGttaagaataaattttttcttaaaaaaggTATGTTCATATTCGCAGGCGTGTTCAGTGCCATTGGTATAGTATTCAACAGTGTGGCGATGGGAACTGATTACTGGATCGTCTCTAAAGGCAGCCGTAAGAATTCTGTTGtgccattttaaaatttgtacaAGCTATTAAAaatgtcttcttctttattttcaatgggATTGGGTCGACAGTCTCATCTTCTGAAACCAACATAACAATTAATTATGGACTTTTTAATGGTCGAAAAACAACGGAAGGACAACTGGATCTTGCCCCAGTTCCCTATAGTTTGACAGGTTTCGAAATCTTCAGTATTCTTACCTTATCGGGTGACATTCAGTGTTTAGTGTGATTTAACTAAACGGTAATCTTTCTAGTTTTCTGCCCTGGTGGCGAAGGTGTTTGTCTAGTAAGCTGTGGAACGACAGATGTGGAACAAAAACAGGAATTTGATTATCTGAGGTTCGGCAAAACGGAATACACATGCAAGAGAGCTACGACAGCGTTGAAAACAAGCAGGTTTGACTGTGTTTGGGGCCACTTCTTCAACGACACATATTTAGATTAACATGAGGTCTAAGCTTTCCTGTTCACTAGATCCCGTCTTGTGCAACTGACAAGCGATATTTCTGTTAAAGAAGCAGCTCGCTCGGAACCTGTAAGAGGAAACGATCAATTCATGGACTACGGACTGTGGGTCACCACCCTGATATTCTTATCACTCATGCTTGCCTTCCAAGTAATTTCAGCCGGCTTATGCTTCTTTAACGCAGTAACCGTCCCCATCGAGATGTTGATAGGGCCAATGGGCATTTATTTGGCCAACGGCGTTGTAGGTAATGGTTTGTCTCGTCAAAAGTGTTTTGAGAGTTCACCGGTTGTACGGATGTTGAAgcttacttttctttttgttttgattgcttTCAGGTTTGACTGGGTTGATCACGTTGTCGCTATGGGGAGACCTATTTTCCTCGAAACTTTCGTCGGAATTGGCTATCCAGGAGACAATATTAGATGTCTATCGCATGAGCTCATCTAATCTTGGTTATTCCTATTGGTCCGTAAATTTTTTCCGTCTTTTGACGGGAATTGCGATaaacattcgtttttttataCTGTTTTACAGGTTTGTACTTTGCTCTCTGATATTTGCTATCGCTTCTTCCGTCTGCATTCGGTTCCGCAACTCGCTGAGGAAGTTCAGCAACCAGAACGTCGTCGGTGTTGAAAGCTCAACTCCCGGCGGCATGTTGTATTAAATAGTTGTGCAATTCTTATTGCACCGCTTTGAACTTTCTCATCACCGTCTGAGTGAAAGTTGGTTGTTTGCGTTAAGAGGTCAGTAAATATGCCTTTTCTTCAAGGTCTTTGGTTCTTGGAATAAAATGACtttgttaaaaatgataataataaacaacGACATGCATTTCTAAAATAAGAAGGAAAACTGTTACCATAACAATCATTCAATTAGCCTAGAGGTTTTAAGCGTTTTGTCTCTTTGGACTTAAGCCGAAAGTTTCTGCTTTCTTAACTAGATGGCGGTAAGGTGCCTTTGTTATCAATGTGATTTTTCTGCTACACATTGCACGCAAAAGTGAAATTCTGTGGTAGGTTAACAGAATTTTCTGAAGTTTGCATCAGTAAAATTGAAACTTTTTAAGTAAGGAGAAGATCGATAATGCAAATTCAAATGttatgattttatttgatCGCATGAAATAACAAAAGTCTGTTTTTTTCGATACGTGCAAATCCTTCAGTTGAAAGTCATATTCTTCACATTTCGTTCAATTTTACACGTCTTTGAGAAATGGGGTCGCCAGATTCCTCACCGTCGAGAGCTTTCAAATTACCAGATTGCTGGAAAGATGATGTTCGCATGACTGCTCTTTTTGCCCTACCCAGAAATGAGTCACTCAACCCACATGATTGGGCCGGAAAGTACAAGTTTTGGAAAGAGTTGATCATGGAATGGGCTACTTTAAATGAAAAGCTTACATTTGATGTTGAAGACTTGAAAAAAGTGTTTGGCAGAAAGGGAAAATATCCTGCCTCATTAAACAGAGTTCtggatgaaatgaaaaagtaggtaACTGTTTGTAAAATCAAGGCTTCGAATTTTGTCTGAACAtctttactattttttttttttttttgtagaaatgGTGATATTGTCATCAAGGATCAACATTCTTATCAGACAGATCAGTATTCATCGTGGACAAAATGGGGGATGAGCCTCATTACGTCATCTGTTGCATGGTCGTGGAACAAGGTTATGAGTTCCCTTACCGAAACTGAGGAAACTATCCCAAAATATGTGGTTCCTAGTGTTCTAAAGGTGAAATATATTTTAtgtgaaaaattcaaaatattaaCAATAATTTATACTTATTtctgaaacagaacaagtgTGAAAATATTCTCCAGCTACCTATAGCTTCATCAGAAGAAATAGTGGAAGTTGAAGAACTTACAGATTTACATCCTGAAGTATTTGGCAATGATGAAGAAACCCAGTTGATCTTGAATCATCTCCAAAATTTGGGTAAAGTAGCCATCGAGGCCTCTTCGGACCAAATCATGATAAAATTTATCGTTCCAacgataaaaacaaagcaatCGCAACTAAACAATTCCGGCTGGAGCATATCTCCTGCTAAACAGAAGGAAAAAACTATTGAGATAAGTGAAGTTGATCGCAGTCTTGCTACTCTTAAACGTACAGAAAAGTTGCTCAACGACGAAATTGAAAGTATGGAAACGGAAATGAAGACACTAGAACAGACGGCGCGTGCACGGCTGAAAGAGGGTTCCCGTGGAGctgtaagaaaaattttaaattgtaaGATATATCTATATTATAAATTTTGTTCCCCGTCGTTATCCAGGCTAAAGCTGCACTGCATCGCCGCAAACAATTACAAGCTGTCTTTGAAAAACGCAGTCAAGCACTGTCAAATATCCAGACTATGAAACTTCAACTAGGTCAAACAAAAACGGATTCTAAGgtaaaattaattttgttaGCTTTGTTGTCAAAGCATAGCTGTAATGTTAGTATAACTATAATTTGTATCTTTCGTCAGGTTATGGAAGCCTACAAAATTGGCCTTTCGGCGTTGAAGAACTCGTTTGGTGATCCTTCAATGAACGAAGAAAACATTCAAGACACACTTTTCGAGCTGGAAACTGTCTTGGAACAACACCGGGACATAGAAAATATCATGTCTCAGAGTCTTGtccaagaagaaaacgaatccGATCTAGAAGAGGAACTTAAAAACATTATAGCTGAAGCTGATGCCCAACCTGCTCTTGAAGAGGACCTCGCCCTACCGTCCGTTCCGTCTGAGAGCCCAACCAAAGAGGCAACTCCAGCTCAAGCTGTACGATCCGTCCTCGCCCCGTCATAATTAAAATTTGTGAATTGAAACggattgatatttttttctgtggAAAGAGGAGAGGGGGAACGAGTTGAGGTTGTTCGTCTAACCTCTGGGTTGCAAAGATGTGTGGAAAGGCAGTGAGTTATGAATAAACTTACTCGCGGTGTTTGCGAAGTTCCAAGTAGTGCAACTGTACaacgcattttaaaaataaagcaaaatgcTGTGCCACGAGTGGCGCAAGCGTTCCAGAGGCCATGCAGTGGACATTGTTTTGTAGCTATCGTGGCTGTAAAATAGAAGCTTGATGGCTTTCATGGAGAAAAGATGACTTGCGTTAGATTGGGACACGACTGCggacttgaaaaattttcaactaATAACTCGACATATTCCCTGTCTGAAGAATACACGTTTGTGTTGCTGATAGCAAAATCATTGCCCCCTCGTGGACATAACAGTAAAATGGAACGTCGTATTTTTATCTTGTAGCGACACCCGACAATCAACATTAACATCCTTTGCTATTTAGATTTGAAAAGCTAGTTTCCAATATTAGAGCTATCCCATTTAGTATAATAGCAAAATTGCTTGGGAGGATTACAGCCTCATTAGTGAGAAATAGTAGACGGAGAGAGGTTGTTCACAAATTTCAGCTTCAAGAGGCTTGCGTGACCGAtgacaattaaaaaatatgaaattgaCAAAAAAGTATGGCTTATTTCGGCATCctaattttaagcccgactttttcgcGAAAAAAGTCGGGGTAAAAATAATTCCTAAATTGTAGATCCcaaataaaagtaaatttagtttttgacacgttaaattttgaagccaactaatatatttatatatctATGGCAACCCGTTTTACCAGAAAAAATGCCCCGTTTTCGAAAAACACGGAACCGAAGAACTCtaatgtgtcacgctagcgctgtagaaTCTCTTACTCCTCAGAATTCAATAAAAAGCACACTTTAGGCTCAAAATCGAATgctgaaatttgaaaaaataggaaagCCTTCCTACTTACggctaaataaaaataagcccCGGGGAATCCCCTAATTTTCCCGTCAAGTATgccccaaaaaaataattcacttggaatttgatgaaaataacACGTTATACTCTAAATTTAACGTTGATTTCGGAAAAcatattattctttttctcgtcACATTAACCGTTGctgaaataaacgaaaaaaatgaccgtgggaattttACCTCCAAAACTTGCAAAAACTGACCCTCACTGGAATTGGTTAaaaatcacaggatatacccaaaattgaatgctgattccgagaaaattgttACTTTTTTCATAAAACCAACTCTTAATCATCatcattcataaaaaaaaaaaaaaatttcgccaaaaaaaaaaaaatcacttttctctttttttccgacacgtagccatctaccgctcagactcgttattaatggcgtaggcaatttca comes from Daphnia carinata strain CSIRO-1 chromosome 2, CSIRO_AGI_Dcar_HiC_V3, whole genome shotgun sequence and encodes:
- the LOC130686868 gene encoding uncharacterized protein LOC130686868, producing the protein MSKSEEELGLTPSGGAEVTSPVPSCCSAVQHQSLGILMEDNIRMRQAMNNMLLTLTRWIRQNKEQTEHVRLLMQMLKESNEESEKERNVLRQNLEDMAMQMKVIEADLAVERQNRLLANREKDVAKQLIFKLQEENWGLRKARSRALISRDGSSYSSNGFPSPLSSSKFDCPR
- the LOC130686866 gene encoding uncharacterized protein LOC130686866, whose amino-acid sequence is MGILVKNKFFLKKGMFIFAGVFSAIGIVFNSVAMGTDYWIVSKGSLSSSETNITINYGLFNGRKTTEGQLDLAPVPYSLTVFCPGGEGVCLVSCGTTDVEQKQEFDYLRFGKTEYTCKRATTALKTSRSRLVQLTSDISVKEAARSEPVRGNDQFMDYGLWVTTLIFLSLMLAFQVISAGLCFFNAVTVPIEMLIGPMGIYLANGVVGLTGLITLSLWGDLFSSKLSSELAIQETILDVYRMSSSNLGYSYWFVLCSLIFAIASSVCIRFRNSLRKFSNQNVVGVESSTPGGMLY
- the LOC130686859 gene encoding charged multivesicular body protein 7-like, translated to MGSPDSSPSRAFKLPDCWKDDVRMTALFALPRNESLNPHDWAGKYKFWKELIMEWATLNEKLTFDVEDLKKVFGRKGKYPASLNRVLDEMKKNGDIVIKDQHSYQTDQYSSWTKWGMSLITSSVAWSWNKVMSSLTETEETIPKYVVPSVLKNKCENILQLPIASSEEIVEVEELTDLHPEVFGNDEETQLILNHLQNLGKVAIEASSDQIMIKFIVPTIKTKQSQLNNSGWSISPAKQKEKTIEISEVDRSLATLKRTEKLLNDEIESMETEMKTLEQTARARLKEGSRGAAKAALHRRKQLQAVFEKRSQALSNIQTMKLQLGQTKTDSKVMEAYKIGLSALKNSFGDPSMNEENIQDTLFELETVLEQHRDIENIMSQSLVQEENESDLEEELKNIIAEADAQPALEEDLALPSVPSESPTKEATPAQAVRSVLAPS